The genomic segment CTGTCTTTACTGGTTTATTGACGATGATGACCTTTGCCTTCTCGACAATCCTCGTTGTCTTGACGACCTATTCCTCACAGTTCTCACCACGAACATTACCGAACTTCATCGAAAATCGACAAGTTCAACATATTTTCGGGATTTTCATTGGTGCAGTTACGTATTCGATTACAATGTTGTTTTTCGTTCGCCCCTCTTTACGAGGAAGTGTCGTTGCGTCTGCTGTTGCTGTCCTCGTCGTCTTAATTTCAATCATTGCCTTCGTTGCTTTCATCCATATCGTTAGCCAATCGATTCGTGTGACGACATTACTGGATCGTTTGCATCGAGAAGGCATTCAATTGATTGAGGAACAAATCGATAATTTGAAAGCGGAAAAACATCATTTTATTTCTGATGGGTATGATTCGCTTCAATATCCAATCGTCGCGTCAGAGTCTGGTTACTTACAATTGCTTGATTACGGAGCATTGGCGAAAGAAGGAATGAATATTCAAATCGATATTACGATTGGAAGTTACGTGACAAAAGGACAGGCAATCGGTACGGCGAACGAAGAAGGTGTCGAATCGGGAATTATCATTGGACCAACACGTTCTTCCGTGCAAGATTTTACATTCGTCATCCAAAAGTTATCTGAAGTCGGATTACGCGCAATTTCTCCAGGAATTAACGATCCGAATACGGCGCGACACGCACTTCGACAAATCGGTGACCTGCTACGCAATTTTGCGATGCTTCCGGATGGTAGTCTGTTAATCGGCGGTGAAGGCTCTGTCATCGTTAAACGCGTTACTTTCTCGGAATTACTATACGAGACGTTTTATCAACTGCGACACTACGGACAAGAAGATATTTCTGTGCTTGCAACGATGTTAGAGTCACTCGAGAGCGCGAAACGAAATGCCTTGTCCGAACATCGGGCGACGATTCAAACGTTTATCCCGTTCGTTTGTTCAGAATTGGATTGGTCTTCTTTGAATGACTGGGATCGTGTGCATCTCGAAAAGGTCTTAGAAAAAGCGCTTGCTTGAAACTTAATTCGTATCTTACGCGTAAATTAAGAGGAGAGAACAAAGAAAGTAGGAGATATGTATGACGATTTTACTTTGGATTCTGATTGCGGTCTGTTTCATAGCTAGTTTTGTAGGACTTGTTTACCCAATCATTCCAAGTGCGCCGTTACTCATCGTCGGTTTTTTGATTTATGGGTTCGGTTTCGGATTTACCGAGTTAACGATTAGTTTTTGGGTCATTCAGTCGGTATTTATCATTTTATTATTCACGCTCGACTATTTAGTAAGTTCTTATACAGTCGACCGGCGTGGTGGATCACGTGCGGCTAAAATTGCAACGACAGTCGGATTGATTGCAGGACCGTTCATTATTCCTGGTGTGGGTCTGTTGATTTTCCCGTTTGTTTTTGCGATTTTAACAGAAAAAATCATCAGTAAAAAGACGTGGAATGAATCAATGTCGATTGGTATCGGAACGGTTTTAGGCATTTTATCAAGTGCATTATTAAAAGGGATTGCCATGCTCTTAATGATCGTCGTCTTTATCTTGTACATTGTTTGACCTAAAAGAAAGGTTGCTTCAAGTACACATTTAGTGTAAGTTCCGTTATAGTATGAATATAAAAAAGAGGAGAAGCTTATTTTTATGAAAGCTTCTTTTTTATGCAAAAGCTCAAGCCGAGCTTAATTAAATGGAGGTGAATCCCCTTCTCTCGGGGAAACGATTGGACAGTACACATGCAATGGAGACATTCGACACAACAACGATTATTATCAGGCTTCTCATTATTGGATTATTAATTGTTTTGACAGCATTTTTTGTAGCGGCAGAGTTCTCGGTCGTAAAAATGCGGATGTCTCGAATCGATCAATTGATTACAGAAGGAAATAAAACAGCAGTCATCGCCAAAAAATTATTAGAAAATCTCGATTATTATTTATCAGCATGTCAACTTGGGATTACGGTGACAGCACTTGGTCTAGGGTGGCTAGGAGAGTCAACGGTAGGTGCAATCCTAGAAATGCTCTTCACAGAAATAGCGTTACCCGATTCGGTTTCTACGATTGTTTCGTTTGTCTTAGCCTTTTCAATCGTCACATTCCTTCATGTTGTTTTAGGTGAGTTAGCGCCAAAGTCGTTAGCAATCCAAAAAACAGAAGCGATTACGATGTTGCTTGCACCACCTCTTTATTGGTTTGGACAAGTAATGAAGCCATTCATTTGGATTTTGAATGGGTCAGCACGAGTCTTTCTTCGCTTGTTTGGTGTAGAACCGGCAGGGCACGAAGAAGCGCACTCGGAAGAGGAAATCAAAATCATCATGACACAAAGTTATAAGAGTGGCGAAATCAATCAGACGGAACTGTCTTACATGCAGAACATTTTTTCTTTTGATGAACGGATTGCAAAAGATATCATGTTACCGCGAACGGACTTGATCACGATTTCGAATGATGCGTCGATGGATGAAATCATTTCGCTCGTCGAAGAATACCAGTTCACACGTTACCCGGTCGCCGAAGAAGGGGACAAGGATAAAATTCTTGGTTTCATTAATGCGAAACAACTCTTTACTGATCATATGGCAAACAAAGGAAAAGCGTTAAGCTACTACATCCACAACTTGCCGATCGTCTCGGAGTATTCACCTTTGCAAGATGCGATGTTGAAAATGCAAGTCGAACGGACACCGATGGCTCTAGTCATTGACGAGTATGGTGGAACAGCGGGTGTCATTACGATGGAAGATATCTTAGAAGAAATCGTCGGGGAAATCCGTGATGAATTCGATAAAGATGAGAAAGCCGACATCGAACAGATTCATGAGCGACTGTATCGAATTTCCGGACGTGTCCTAATCGATGACTTGAACGAACGGTTTAACCTCGGAATCGAGGAAGAAGATATCGATACAATCGGTGGTTGGGTGATGGCGCAAGATACGGAAGTGTCGAGCGGTCAAGAGTTCCGTTATGAAGACTATACGGTCAAAGTGATGGAAGTCGATAATCACCAAGTAAAATCGATTTATCTACAACTTCCTGAAAAAGAATCCACTACACCAACTGAAGAAGAAATTATGTAAAACAAGGCGCCCACAGGGTGACCTTGTTTTTTTCTTGATAAAAGGCTTAGAGAATTTGTTTATACTCTGGCAGTCAGTGGTATTACTGTTTATGTGGCAAAAAAAAGTTACTCAAACCAGAGGAAAAGGGGTTCTATTTCATGACTAAAACAATTCTTACTTCACGCGCGGCGGCAGTAGGGGGCCGTGATGGAAAAGTCTCTTCTGACGATAACGTCATTAATTTAGATTTAGTAATGCCTGGTACAAAAGGTAAAGAAGATATTCCGACATCAAACCCAGAGCAACTATTCGCGGCAGGATACGCGGCATGTTTCGATGGTGCATATAACTTAATGGCACGCCAAGCAAAAAAACGTGTCGAAACACGGACGAACTCAGAAGTGAGTCTTTTACAAGACGAAGCAGATAACGGCGTTAAGATCGCAGCGAAACTCGTTGTAGAAGTCGTTGGCGTTTCGCAAGAAGAAGCAGAAGAGTTACTTGAAAAAGCACACGGTTTCTGCCCATATTCTAAAGCAACGCGCGGTAACATCGATGTCGATTTATCTGTTAAAGTAGTCGACGCACTTAGCGAATAAGTTTTCGTAGCGGAGGGGTTCATAATGGCACATGAAACGGATCGTTCACGTGAGTTATTAGAAAATGAACAGAAGCGTTTGACGGAACAAGAACGTGAATTATCGCCAGAACAACAAGAAGAGATTCTTAAAGGCAAAGAACAAATGCCGGATGATCCAGCTATAGCAAGAGAACAAGGTAACTGATTTTATAACTTGGGGGATGATTTTAATGGGTAAAAAAGTAGCAGTTGTACTCGCGAACCACTTTGAAGATGTCGAGTTCACAGGACCAGTCGACGCATTAAAAGAGGCAGGTCATGAAGTGACAGTCATCGGTTCAGAAAAAGGCGCAGAACTCGTCGGTAAACAAGAGGAAGCAAAAGTCACGGTTGATGTAACGATTGATCAAACATCGCCGGCAGACTATGATGCGCTGTTGATTCCGGGCGGATTCTCACCAGATTTATTACGTGAAGACGACCGTTTTGTCTCTTTCGTAGAAGAGTTCGATATGTCGAAGAAACCGGTCTTTGCGATTTGTCATGGTCCACAATTGATGATTAACGCTAAAATCGTTAAGGGACGCAAGATGACAGGATACAAATCAATCCGGGTCGATTTAGAGAATGCTGGGGTTGATTTTGAAGACACTGAAGTCGTCGTTGATGATAATTTCGTCTCAAGTCGTCAACCAGATGATATTCCGGCGTTCAACCGTGAAATGTTAGCGAAACTCGCATAAGTTCATGCAAAATAAATCCCCTTCACAGGTCGTGAAGGGGATTTATTTTTGCGTTAAGCGTTTGGATAATCGCAAAGCTCAGTGATGACCCCGTGCGAATGCCTCGGATTCATGTAAATTAAACGACGGCCAAAAGGCGTTGACCGGTACGTATCTTCGAGGAACGTAAGTCCCTGTTCTTTTGCATCGAGAATCGCTTGATCTAAATCGTCAACGCGGTAGGCGATGTGATGTACCCCTTTACCACGTTGTTTTAAGAAACGAGCAATGGGGCTGTCAGCGCTTGTTGGTGTCAGTAGTTCAATATGTGCATCTTCAAATTCAATGACAGCGATATTCGAAGCCACGCCTGGAGCGGGATTTGAATATTCACGGACTAATTTCCCGCCTAAAATTGTTGTATAAAAAGTAATGGCTTCTTGCATATCACGGACGGCAATACCAGTATGATCAAGTTTCACTATAATTCCTCCCTTACACCACTAGTGTGACAAAACTTCCCTCGAGGTGCAATGCGCAGGCATCTTCACTAAAAGATTTTCAACGTATTACATAATTAACCAACAAACTTATACAAAATGAAATCTCACTGAAATATAATAGAGGCAAAATGAATGCTATAATCAAAAACGTTCTTATAAATTTTAAACATTAAAATGAAATTTAAATAAAGCATACTTTTGACTACAATAAAATTATAGAGAAAAAGAGGGAATACTACATGAAAAAAACGTTCGCGTCGCTCATCGTTTCCGCACTTGTCCTTTCATCAACTCCTCATTTTGCATCAGCAGATGATTTAAGTGAACAAAAAGCCAAAAACGAACAAAAGCAACAAGAAAACCAAAATACACAAAAAAATCTTGAGTCTTCTGTGAATCACGAAGGTGAGAAGATTTCGAAGACACAACAAGAAGTGAATCGTTTAGACGAAGCATTAAATGAAAAAATGTTTGCCGTCGAAGCAAAAGATCGTCAAATCAAGGCGACAGAAGCTGAAATCGTTGAACTCGGTAAACAAATCGAGAAGTATAAAGCAAAATTAAAACGCCAAGAAGCATTGTTAGGTGACCGTTTACGTGTCATGCAGGAAAACGATGGTAACTCAATCAAATGGGAAGAAGTCATCTTTGGTTCAAAAGATGTCGGCGATCTTGTCAGCCGTGTGTTAGCCGGAAAATCCATTTCGCAACAAGATGATAAGATGATTACGGATTACCGCAATACACAAAAAAAATTAGCAAATGCTCAACAAGAGTTAAAAGATAAAAAAGTAAAACTTGTGACAGAGAAAAAAGAATTAAAACGTCAGCAAGCAGAACTTGAACAGCAAATCAGTGAACGAAACAAACGCATTAAAGAACTTAAGAAGCAAAAAAAGAAATTTGAGACACAGTTGATGGACGCGAAGGAAGTTCAACAAATCTTGATTGCGCAAGAAAAAGCAATCGCGGCAGAAAAAGCGGCACGTGAACGTGAAGCACGGATTGAAAAAGAGCGCAAGGCACAAGAAGCACGAGAAGCAAAAGCTCGTGCTGAAGCTCAAGCGGCACAAGCAGCAGCCGATCAGGCAGCGGCAGAAAAGGCAGCAGCTGAGCAAGCAGCAGCAGAAAAAGCGGCAGCCGAGCAAGCAGCAAAACAAGCAGCTCGTCAAAAAGCAACAACGAATTCAACAAAACAATCAACACCGGCACCAGCGCCGGTAGCACCAAAACCAGCGCCGGTAGCACCAAAACCAGCACCAGTAGCACCGAAGCCAACTCCGGCTCCAGCTGCATCTTCAGCATTGTTCATTCATCCGACAAGTGGTGCGACTACACAAGGATACGGCTCAGCAAGTGGTGAAAATGGATACGGATTCCATAATGGCATCGACTTTGGTGCACCGGTTGGAACACCAATCGTCGCAGCAGCAACAGGAACTGTCATTACGGCTTCTAGCAGTGGTCCTTACGGGAATCACATTATGATTGCTCACCAATTGAACGGAAAAACGTATACGACGGTTTACGCACACATGAGTTCATTGAATGCGCGTGCAGGACAACGTGTCAGCCAGGGACAACAAATCGGTGCACTTGGTAGCACGGGTAACTCGACTGGACCACACTTACACTTCGAAATTCATGTCGGCGGGTATATCTACAGTGGAACAGGCCCTGCAAATAGTGTTAATCCTATGTCAATGTTATAAAATCGTAAAAGAACTGCTACATTGTAGCGGTTCTTTTTTTGTACAGCTTAAATAATTAGTTGTTATATTACAAAATAACGTTTTCATTTGAAACGTAAATGAAATTTTTCTG from the Exiguobacterium oxidotolerans JCM 12280 genome contains:
- a CDS encoding hemolysin family protein, coding for METFDTTTIIIRLLIIGLLIVLTAFFVAAEFSVVKMRMSRIDQLITEGNKTAVIAKKLLENLDYYLSACQLGITVTALGLGWLGESTVGAILEMLFTEIALPDSVSTIVSFVLAFSIVTFLHVVLGELAPKSLAIQKTEAITMLLAPPLYWFGQVMKPFIWILNGSARVFLRLFGVEPAGHEEAHSEEEIKIIMTQSYKSGEINQTELSYMQNIFSFDERIAKDIMLPRTDLITISNDASMDEIISLVEEYQFTRYPVAEEGDKDKILGFINAKQLFTDHMANKGKALSYYIHNLPIVSEYSPLQDAMLKMQVERTPMALVIDEYGGTAGVITMEDILEEIVGEIRDEFDKDEKADIEQIHERLYRISGRVLIDDLNERFNLGIEEEDIDTIGGWVMAQDTEVSSGQEFRYEDYTVKVMEVDNHQVKSIYLQLPEKESTTPTEEEIM
- a CDS encoding murein hydrolase activator EnvC family protein; translation: MKKTFASLIVSALVLSSTPHFASADDLSEQKAKNEQKQQENQNTQKNLESSVNHEGEKISKTQQEVNRLDEALNEKMFAVEAKDRQIKATEAEIVELGKQIEKYKAKLKRQEALLGDRLRVMQENDGNSIKWEEVIFGSKDVGDLVSRVLAGKSISQQDDKMITDYRNTQKKLANAQQELKDKKVKLVTEKKELKRQQAELEQQISERNKRIKELKKQKKKFETQLMDAKEVQQILIAQEKAIAAEKAAREREARIEKERKAQEAREAKARAEAQAAQAAADQAAAEKAAAEQAAAEKAAAEQAAKQAARQKATTNSTKQSTPAPAPVAPKPAPVAPKPAPVAPKPTPAPAASSALFIHPTSGATTQGYGSASGENGYGFHNGIDFGAPVGTPIVAAATGTVITASSSGPYGNHIMIAHQLNGKTYTTVYAHMSSLNARAGQRVSQGQQIGALGSTGNSTGPHLHFEIHVGGYIYSGTGPANSVNPMSML
- a CDS encoding Ohr family peroxiredoxin, with product MTKTILTSRAAAVGGRDGKVSSDDNVINLDLVMPGTKGKEDIPTSNPEQLFAAGYAACFDGAYNLMARQAKKRVETRTNSEVSLLQDEADNGVKIAAKLVVEVVGVSQEEAEELLEKAHGFCPYSKATRGNIDVDLSVKVVDALSE
- a CDS encoding DUF456 domain-containing protein produces the protein MTILLWILIAVCFIASFVGLVYPIIPSAPLLIVGFLIYGFGFGFTELTISFWVIQSVFIILLFTLDYLVSSYTVDRRGGSRAAKIATTVGLIAGPFIIPGVGLLIFPFVFAILTEKIISKKTWNESMSIGIGTVLGILSSALLKGIAMLLMIVVFILYIV
- a CDS encoding type 1 glutamine amidotransferase domain-containing protein; protein product: MGKKVAVVLANHFEDVEFTGPVDALKEAGHEVTVIGSEKGAELVGKQEEAKVTVDVTIDQTSPADYDALLIPGGFSPDLLREDDRFVSFVEEFDMSKKPVFAICHGPQLMINAKIVKGRKMTGYKSIRVDLENAGVDFEDTEVVVDDNFVSSRQPDDIPAFNREMLAKLA
- a CDS encoding VOC family protein, with the translated sequence MKLDHTGIAVRDMQEAITFYTTILGGKLVREYSNPAPGVASNIAVIEFEDAHIELLTPTSADSPIARFLKQRGKGVHHIAYRVDDLDQAILDAKEQGLTFLEDTYRSTPFGRRLIYMNPRHSHGVITELCDYPNA
- a CDS encoding DUF2254 domain-containing protein, with the protein product MKRLKLIYQETNWWWPLLYGVGGAFLTACVLATDLYLKNYFPDDWKTTLDLGRTIHSSVFTGLLTMMTFAFSTILVVLTTYSSQFSPRTLPNFIENRQVQHIFGIFIGAVTYSITMLFFVRPSLRGSVVASAVAVLVVLISIIAFVAFIHIVSQSIRVTTLLDRLHREGIQLIEEQIDNLKAEKHHFISDGYDSLQYPIVASESGYLQLLDYGALAKEGMNIQIDITIGSYVTKGQAIGTANEEGVESGIIIGPTRSSVQDFTFVIQKLSEVGLRAISPGINDPNTARHALRQIGDLLRNFAMLPDGSLLIGGEGSVIVKRVTFSELLYETFYQLRHYGQEDISVLATMLESLESAKRNALSEHRATIQTFIPFVCSELDWSSLNDWDRVHLEKVLEKALA